The region CAGTGTTGAGAGCTGTGGGGACTAATAGCTGCATTTGGTGAACTGCTCTGGAGCTTCCCCTTCTTATGCTTCCCTGACCCATTTAATTTACATGTGGTCTGTCTTGAACACACGACAGCTTTGGCAAACAGATTGTAGGGCCAACAAAATTGGGTTTACTCTATGAAATAAGTGTAAGTGTTAGAGACTTGTACCCTTGAAGTTCTGCTTAGCAGAAACTGGTTTGCACCTGCACCAACTGGGCGTTTTGTATCAAAAAGTTTAGAAAGTAGCATACATGCAGTTTTGGAAAGTGGAAAACTCTTCAACCTGTGACCCGAAGACCAGATAGCCTAACTGGGCATAGGCAAAGAAAATGATGAAGAACATGATGGCAAATCCAATGATGTCTTTGGCACAGCGAGATAAAGTGGAGGATAGCTGCGTCATTGTTTTGTTAAAGCTTACGTATTTAAGTATCTGCAAGAGAACAGAACATATTGTCATTGGGGGATCAAAATACATTGCAACTTCTCAAAAGAATTTCTAGAATGTTATCTGTAATCATAATTTACAGATTAAGTCACACCTAGTTGCATGTTATGTATCTGTAAGAACTAGGATTGGGTGTGTTTGTGGAGATGAGTGTTCTGCAGGGCAAATATGCTTATGTTCTAAAGCTAACAGTGTGTAGACGGGTCTTTGCTGGGTACTGGTATGTGTAATCAGCTCTAGCAGATACGGACCCCTGGTCAAGGAGGTTGCAAACCGTAACACTCTCCTGTATCTGAGGATTCCCTGACGGGCTGAGTTGGTAAGGAGCTCTCTTACTTTGGGTCTGAAACAAGGCCTGAACAGAAGCCTTGTTCAATGACAGTCATTAATTATAAACACAGTTGTACTACTAAATTAATAGTCATCAGTCTGAGGGGAGGAGGATGATGCAGGGGGAATGTCTAGCTGGGGTACAGAATGGATGTAATGAGGAAGACTATCCACAGAACTAGTCAACAGCCAGTGCTCCCAAACAGCTTCTTCCTGCAGCCTCAGCCTGGGAGGTGGAGGAAGGCCAAaagcctgtttattttaaaaggatgtGACCTTTCATGATATCTTATGTTCAGGTACTTGGGGCATGGCTGTAAAGTGTGATCTCTTCTGGCAGACACGAGCACCTCCCTTGCCTGTTTCGCAGCTGCTTTGTGCTAGGCGTTTCACAAATACCTTAGGGGAGAGAGGACCTGTAAGCAGCCTGGGATCAGGCAAAGTTTTGGGAAGTTTCATCCAGTCACTGGGAACACTGAGCCCACTCAAACCAAAGTCACTGATGTCTGCTGGATGCAGACCCCAGTCAGGGCCAGCAGGGTCTAGTAGATTAGGGGCAGTGGCACGCAAACATGCTGGCCTGGTTTGGCCCCAGAGCACCTGGTTAGGAACAAAAGTAGCCCCTAATCTTAGAGAAGTTTGCTACTCTGTCCCAGAGATCAGCAAATCTATTTGCAAGTAAGAATGAAATTAAAGGTGTCCTGGCACAAAGCCCCTTCTGAATCAAGTTCAGACGcattttgccttcctctgcagttAAAAAGTAGCTACTGTTTTCATAGCTTTTGGCTACAAAAGCTATGAATAGCTTCACCTATTGCAGCCGTGCCATCTTTATAGGTCAGGCTGTGACCAGGACAGTATGGGGTCTAGGAAAAGACTGAGTGTGAGGTGGCTGTTTGGCCATGGTAATTTCCCAGCTGCTCCAATGCAGACAGCTGCCcacatgcaaaatttttttttagatgggcTTGGAATTTGTGTGAGCCATGTTTATGAGAAGGAGGTAATTTTAAACTCCTTTGGAATCTTATAAACAAAATTCTCCCTTTTAGCCCTACCTTTGCCATTCACCCATGAAAACGTAGAAGTGAACATTTATGCTATGCTTAGAAACACTATGATTCTCAAGTACAAAAAAAAGGGAGTAAGAACCAATACCTTTATCCAAGCAAAGAAGATGTTGACAGCAATCATGTTGTTGTAAAGGACTTGCCAGAATGCAAGGAAATAGAAGTCTGGATAAACATGGGCATCAGACAGCAATTCTTCCATTAGCAGGGACACTTTTACAGTGCAGTAGATGTTGAAGGCAATGGCAAGGATGGATAcctgaaagaaagcagaagccaGTGAAACCGAAGTCCTGCTACACTCCCTCTCTTCAGACTTGTCACTTTGCACAGGAAAGACTGCACTGATTTCAAAAGGCCCTTGGTTAGATTTGAAGGACCTGAGGGGGTTTTTTGTCGTAAATTGTATATATGAGACTTTATCAGCCAAATCATTTATAATTGTACTGTGATAATTCTGGGCTTGTGCTATGTAACATGCTGCATGCATTCTAATTTTACTATGTTAGGTCTGTTATGCGCTAGTGCTTCCCTACTCTGCAAAGATTAAGGCTGAAAACAAACAAGGTGGATAACGAGTAGAAAGGACATGAAGCCACAGCAAGCTGACAGCAAGGCTAGGAAAGAGTTCAAGTGTGCTGAACCATGGTGGGCCACATGGACTCTTCAGTGTAGAGCAGTGGGTGACTGACTCTAACCAGACACAGATTTGGGCTGTTCTGGCTTGTTTGCTGTCTATCTAGGGCCAGCCTAGGCTGGCAAGCACAGATGTGAAAGTCAAGGGGTAgctcaccaccagcagcaccaaaTCTAGCCAGTTCCAGGCACTTCTGAAATATTCCTTTTTCAGCTTTACTATTTTTATAGCTTCCTGGATTATGAATGTAATGATGAAGAGGCAAAAGGTGATTTCGCAAGAAGCCAGGAAGTAATCATAATATGTGACGTATCTGAGGAGCTTCACAGAGTAGATATGTGAGGAGGTGACAGCACCCCCAGTAGCAGGGAACTCTACCACCAACCTGAAAAAAATTGAGGACTGGTGTTAGTTACCATCCCTTTTAAAACACCTCAGCCCTTAATTTTCTAATACTAATTGTTACGACATTAATAGTACCTTATTGGAACTCCTATATCTGTAAGATCTTCTCATAAGCATTATGTTTAGTCCCCCATGAAAAAAGGGACTTACATGGTAGGGAAGGTTGAGGGGAAAACAAGAAGCTCTTGGGATACCCAAGCTATGGTGGTTGGTTAAAAGTCTTTAAAGAAACTATATTTCAGAAGAGCAAACGTTCACCCTACCCTGAGTCTTTTCCCTCCACTAGCTGACAACAGGACTAACAGTCCAGTCTTTGACCCTGCAAAAGGCTATGAAATTTATTCCAACTGATAGCAGCGACCAGCTGTACAGACCAGACACCAACTATtacaaaaaaggggaaaggaaggatcTTGGTCTGCTCCCTGCACTAACTgaacttctgcatttttaatgaattacTGTCTTGCCAGCTGCTACCTGACAAACATGGCTGCATATGCCTGAGGTGACCAGCCTTTCCTTGTGTCCTTATGGAAGCATCATGCCTCAGTAGATTGGATTTCACATGTAGTAAAGGTAAGAACTCACTTGATTATACAGAAGAGGTTTACGTTAGCGTTGTATGTTGAGAAGTCGATAAACACAACCCTGGTTCCTCTAGTGAGCCAGCTGTTCTGCCTGAGAAACACCAACTTCTCCACACTCTCCTGCTTCGATTTAGGTAAGGTGAACATATATCCTCCACTGCTGTACAAGCCCATAGATCCCCAGTACCATGGGGATAATGAGGAGGCTGAGGTATATCTCCATCTATCAGAAATGGCAAAACAAAGCAGCTCAACTTACGGAAGCTGGACTGAAGTAagctttaacttttattttatacAAGCCTTGTTAGTTCTTGTGTTCTTCTGCATTCACAACTGACCATTTAAGCCAGACCTTTAAAAACCATTTTTCTTTATATGAAGTGTGCATGAGACATATGGCCTTAAGATattcccatttcttttatttgctcAATACTCATTGCATTCACAAAACAGCAATTGCTTATGAATCTGGATTTCACCCAAAGTGGGGCAGACAGTTTATTACCTTAAAATCTTTATAGGTAAATGGAACATCTCTGGTTCACATAGTTCATTGTTACTGTGGCATGTTCACATATTCTTTCATTGCATTAAATCCATGCTAAATTAAGTCTGTGAAGCAGGCTTTTTGGCTCTGTTTCCAGAGCATTTTAGCATGATTCCAATTTATAAACATGTGATTTAAATTCAGGCCTCATATAATTAAGCATTTCTCCAGAGATGTTAGTGGAGATAGGCCCACTAACATGTGCTTCTGCTGAACTGGGCTCGCTGTTCCCAGTTCCTCCCGTCTCTCTGCTATAGATTTCCCATGCCAAATTCCCATCTATAATGTTGGCACAAAAATAAATCCATGGTTTATCTCAATGTAAACAAGACAAAAACCCAGCTAATTGCATGCACAATTGTTACAAACTGAAGAATAGTGGCATTAAGGATTTGGTTAGGTTTTCAAAAACATATCTGTGCTGAAGTAGGATGACTTACTCAGATTCGTTCCTTAGACCAAAGTCAGACCTGTCTTCAGCTCGATAACGATATTCACTGTAACAGTCTTCTAAAAAATGATGGAAATATGGGTAAATGGAGCAAGTGTTGTTGCGTACTTTCAGCTGGCGAATCTGGGCTACTCCTAACAGCAAATTCTCATAGTAAATATGGCTGTTGTTCTGCAGGGTTAACGTTGTGTTGTTATACCATTTTTCCCAGTAGAGTCCATCCAACAGGGGTCCCTCTGCAAACTATATGTATAAGTGAGGTTAAAGTTTCAAAAGAAGATTTAAATACTACTGTTACCCCACTTTTTAGCATTCAAATCTCTACAGGGTTCTCAGGTTACTTATAGCTACAGAGTCTAAGATAGAATAGAAATAATTCCCACCTATGTGCTGTCCTGTAAGTACAAtatatttgtatctttttttcctatgagTCAATTCTATTCCTTATGCAATTCTATCAGAGATATGTAATGGCATTATTCAGGGTAAGACTAGAACATATGTCTGTTTGTGGTTTCACTGAAAAATTCTGCTGAATTCTAAACAAATATGTTTAAACACAAACATTATATGTTGTTTCCACAAAATCTGTTAAGTTATCTTACTCTCTGAAGATATGTTTTGGGATATATTTCTGACTAGGTTTTTAGTCATCAGAGTCTAAATGAGGAAGTATTTATTTCTGAAGgcggggaaaaaaatccctctttttctGGGTGTTTCTTAGATGCAGATAAAGAGCATTAAACTTGGGAAGAACATTATTCCGAGTAAAAAACAACATGCCCCCATGGTCTGTAACCATCCGAGAATATATTGCACATCAGCACACACACTGTATAGCAAGGGCTCACTATTTTATGGACTAGCAATTATAGGCACCATGATAAAAGGGAGTACAATTCTTCCAAATGAATTGTTATAACCAGgcatttccatttttaaggaAGAGTAGGGTGAGAAACTTTGCCTTCTGCTGTCAGCTGGGCAATGCTGGTAATTTTGGGAAGTCTTCCACCTAGTAGTGAAAACAGAGATAAGCGTTTTGCAACTGTTACTGAAATATGAGGTAACGTTAACAGCAAACCAGGTGAAGCACGATGGTACATCTTCCTGGCTGCCCCAGTGGaaatcataaaaatatatattttttttttaacacctgcaAGTCAAAAGAACTGCCAACCCTAAAGATCCTTCTGTTTTTATTGAAGCTCTTTCCAGACCAAACCTAATATTGAAAATATGATGCAGCAATTGACTGGCCTATTGTTTTCTTCAACTGACCATTTGGAAGTATCGGTATTATTGCTTATACCCAGAATTTCtccaaatgcatttaaaaaaagttatttggctGAAAGGACATCTAGCACCTGGCTTTTAGGAGAACCGCAAGACTGTATCGCCCCGCATTAACACTAGTAGCTTCTTCCCTTGTTTGCTCTCCAAGAAAACATCTTTGCAAGGAAAGCCTTACCCTCCAGAATTCAGCTCTGCTCCCAATACTCTTGAAACCGCTCCTGTCGTCCTCAGAGGAGGAGGGCTCCAGGAAGAGATGGGACATGACTTTGTTGAGGTAGTACATGTCCGTGCTCACCATGCCAAATGTCACTGGAAAGAAGGGGCAAAGAGGGGAGGCTCGCAGACTGACACAAGAGGATGACAACAGCTTCTAACCTTGCTTCTCCGCTTCAGGTGTCATTAAGTCATGATGCTAGAAAAAGGCAGTCGGAGCAACTTCGACTGAAGTGAcacgttgggggggggggtgtgtgtgtgacagGTGCAGGAAGGAGTAAATACTGACAGCGGTACAGCTTACACACTAATTATTTGTAAGCGGTTGAAGTCGCCTCAGTCAGTTGATGACTTACGTATACTGAGGTCTGTCAGGAAAACGATGTAGATGACCAGC is a window of Accipiter gentilis chromosome 26, bAccGen1.1, whole genome shotgun sequence DNA encoding:
- the PKD2L2 gene encoding polycystic kidney disease 2-like 2 protein → MEPSAARQPPAVDQRLSGSGAVEARVSCSRELELKTTLRELVIYIVFLTDLSILTFGMVSTDMYYLNKVMSHLFLEPSSSEDDRSGFKSIGSRAEFWRFAEGPLLDGLYWEKWYNNTTLTLQNNSHIYYENLLLGVAQIRQLKVRNNTCSIYPYFHHFLEDCYSEYRYRAEDRSDFGLRNESEWRYTSASSLSPWYWGSMGLYSSGGYMFTLPKSKQESVEKLVFLRQNSWLTRGTRVVFIDFSTYNANVNLFCIIKLVVEFPATGGAVTSSHIYSVKLLRYVTYYDYFLASCEITFCLFIITFIIQEAIKIVKLKKEYFRSAWNWLDLVLLVVSILAIAFNIYCTVKVSLLMEELLSDAHVYPDFYFLAFWQVLYNNMIAVNIFFAWIKILKYVSFNKTMTQLSSTLSRCAKDIIGFAIMFFIIFFAYAQLGYLVFGSQVEEFSTFQNCIFTQFRIVLGDFNFETIEATNRILGPIYFITFVFFVFFVLLNMFLAIINDTYSEVKADFEVIPSQELQIRDLFRQSCNKALVKLRLKKPEMDTNPADKSLESKELSATKRKDISKLSNRDSATEKSHLKLSKLQNGKEKLCQKYPSTEDTDAVTAQSYVSTAEFQQLLRYTAELGKELNNTNAKLRKIMKSMQQLKDTSGKTAQ